catacgtccatcaagtccaaccaggttgTTTGCTGAAActttaatgtaccgtatatactcgagtataagccaacccgaatataatccgaggcccctaatttcaccccaaaaacccaggaaaagttattgactcgactataagcctagggtgggaaatacatcattcccccatgtcatcatccccctgtcatcatccagaccaccgtCATTAACACCATGTCATCATCAcccatgtcatcatcaccccgtcatcatcaccccgtcctcatccccctcgtcatcatcaccctgtcatcatcacccccatcatcttcaccctgtcattttcaccaccGTCATCATTACCCCATCATCAccacctcgtcatcatccccctcgtcatcacccccctcgtcatcatccccctcgtcatcatcccccccccttcatcatcaccgcctgtcaatcccttcatcagtggtcttcaacctgcggacctccagatgttgcaaaactacaactcccagcatgctgggagttgtagttttgaaacatctggaggtctgcaggttgaagaccactgcggccttcgccatcatccagaccccccctttagttttctactcacctcccctcggtgggaagaaagggtgagctggtcagggccatctttgctgcagggaccgtccaggttagtcgttccaggctgtctattttcaccgggaggccctcttctctgctccgggccggccccggcctagtgacgttgccttgacgatgatgcacagggatgttcattcgcaggtacgtctgctgcgcacagacgtccctgtgcgtcgtcgtcaaggcaacatcactaggccggggccggcccagagcagagaagaaggcctcccggtgaaaatggacaacctgaaacgactaaccctccccactggacagtccctgcagcatagatggcccggaccagctcacccttccttcccactgaggggaggtgagtagaaaactaaaggggctctaaatgatgacgaaggccgcagtggtcttcaacctgcggacctccagatgtttcaaaactacaaccctcagcatgcccggacagccgatggctgtccgggcatgctgggagttgtggttttgtaacatctggaggtccgcaggttgaagaccactgagaagggattgacaggcagagagttcactcgagtataagccgaggagggcgttttcagcacgaaaaatcgtgctgaaaaacttggtttataatcgagtatatacggtatctgtcATGGAATATAAAGTGTTTCTTACCATCACATCAACTTTGCCAATACATTCAAAGCCATAATCAGCTCCCCCATCGGTCATCTCGGTGATAACCTCATGGATGGGTTTGCTATGGTCATCTGGGTTCACACACTCAGTACATCCCAGCTCTTTAGCTTTGTTGAACTTGGTTGGATTGATGTCAACTCCAATAATTTTTGTGGCACCAGCTATTTTACAGGCCATGACTGCTGACATGCCTATTCCGCCCAGGCCAAACACTACACATGTGCTTCCTGGCTtcacctgaaaaaaaaaagtgtacattcaGTTAGTCAACAGACAATGTATGACAATAATTAAATATTGGAGAATATGTAAAGTTCATTTTTACTTTCAATGCCACTTCCCAATGTATTCAGATTATCTTAGATGAACTTTGAAGAATAAGTGAAAAATGACAATTTAGTTTTAAATAAAAATCCATCCATTGCTGCATGAAATTaaaggggcttattttttgtcccaaaaacagcaccacacatgtCCTCAGTTTGGGTGGGGTATTGCAGCACAGTTATTTGAAGTAaattgagccaagttgtaatgcaACACAGAGTTTATTGGCTGTACCTGGATTTGTGACTTGGGCTGACTGACTTgaacactatacagtgatccctcaacttacaatggcctcaacatataatatttttaacatacaatggtcttttctggaccattgtaacttgaaaccagactcaacatacaatgctacggacagtccagatctttgaAACGTGTAAATGGtgggaagaactgaccaatcagaatgggcattttactggtaaacccctgtattactgaagtgcatgcactgactggctgtctggtagcgccccagtacagggaggtacaacatgttctgtactactctttacctgtgccagggatagctgctccaggtggggACAGCTCCAttatacttttttaggacactgcactttacaggaccctgaagaagctcctgtcctctacatagacagtgatttacagctcccagcagctctttcttacttttatatgtaaggacttgatttatctatattagttatctacttatttttgtttaaccccttaacgacgcaggacgtatatttacgtcctgcgccggctcccgcgatatgaagcgggatcgcgccgcgatcccgcatcatatcgcgtcggtcccggcggtaatcaacggccgggacccgcggctaataccacacatcgccgatcgcggcgatgtgcggtattaaccctttagaagcggcggtcaaagctgaccgccgcttctaaagtgaaagtgaaagtgacccggctgctcagtcgggctgttcgggaccgccgcggtgaaatcgcggcgtcccgaacagctgatcggacaccgggagggctcttacctgcctccccggtgtccgatcgacgaatgactgctccgtgcctgagatccaggcaggagcagtcaagcgccgataatgctgatcacaggcgtgttaatgcacgccagtgatcagcataggagatcagtgtgtgcagtgttataggtccctatgggacctataacactgcaaaaaaaatgtaaaaaaaaagtgttaataaaggtcatttaaccccttccctaataaaagtttgaatcaccccccttttcccataaaaaaaataaaacagtgtaaaaaaaataaaaaataaacatatgtggtatcgccgcgtgcgtaaatgtccgaactataaaaatatatcattaattaagccgtatggtcaatggcgtacgcgcaaaaaaattccaaagtccaaaaaagcgtattttggtcactttttatatcattaaaaaatgaataaaaagtgatcaaaaagtcagatcaaaacaaaaatcataccgataaaaacttcagatcacggcgcaaaaaatgagtcctcataccaccccatacgtggaaaaataaaaaagttataggggtcagaagatgacatttttaaacgtataaattttcctgcatgtagttatgattttttccagaagtgcgacaaaatcaaacctatataagtagggtatcattttaaccgtatggacctacagaataatgataaggtgtaatttttaccgaaatatgcactgcgtagaaacgaaagcccccaaaagttacaaaatggcgttttttttttcgattttgtcgcacaatgatttttttttccgtttcgccgtgcatttttgggtaaaatgactaatgtcactgcaaagtagaattggcgacgcaaaaaataagccataatatggatttttaggtggaaaattgaaagggttatgatttttaaaaggtaaggaggaaaaaacgaaagtgcaaaaacggaaaaaccctgagtccttaaggggttaatcctctctttttcctatttttggatgacattttgatggcttcagaaccaattaccaggtttccatagagttatgatctcaacatacaatggtttcaacatacaatggtcgtcctggaatcaattaatattgtaacttgagagaccactatacagtgtacTTGGCCAAAAGTTGTGTATTTCAGACACAAAAATAGCAGACCATTTGTATCTAATAGCACATAGCTTCTTTACATCAGCCTCACCACTTAAATTCATCGTGATGTGAACATTGAAGAAAGACTTATTCTTccattagtgcaggtgacatttcCTTAGCATTTTGCACTGATATATAATGCTCATAGTGTACTGATGTGCTGCCTATGCCCAGTCTAGTATTATTGTTGACTTACTTTTGCTGTATTGAGAACTGTTCCAAAACCAGTAGAAAAGCCACATCCAACCAGGCACACTTGGTCGAAAGGAGCAGCTTTATCAATCCTGCAAATGGCAAATTCATCCACAACAGTATATTCGGTGAATGTGCTTGTGGACATAAAGTTGTGGATCATTTTTCCCTTGATAGAAAATCGGGTGGTTTTGTCCAACATGAGTCCAACATTTTTTCCAACACTAAAAAGCAAACATAATCAGTAAGTAAATTGCCAAATATTTAGAAATGGGGCAAATAATCAAAGGATTTAGCACCATTTTTGTTGGGGCATTTTGCACCAAATTTGGTTGAAAATTGGCACAAACTTTTATCACCACATTTTGAAAGTTTTCACTCAAATTTTGATTTGAATGCACCATGCTCACCAATCCTGAAAAAAGGGTGTGGCCTATATTTGTGCCTATTCTGCCCAAATTTATAGCTCAGTCATCACGTTTTGGCACTCAAAGATGAGGCCCTTTGGCATGTTTAATTTCTTTTAGTTTTTCAAGGTGCATTTAGGTAATTACAGAAATACTTAGTAATTGAAAATTAGTATTAATTCATTTAATGATTTTCTAAAACTTTTTCGCTTCATTTCCCTCTCTTAGCATGGGGAGTAGTTGCACTTTTGGAAGGCTGACTAATATCAGGTACAGCAACACTGCTCCCTTGCAAACTTGGGCTGCTAAAGTTTTCAAGCATCTCAGCCATGTGTAATCTTTCACTTGACCGGTCCATACTGCTACATGTCACGACCCTGTGAGGGGGAAGTCTGACCTGTTTGTGGATTATTTTACACATGATTCGAGCACTGCTTGGCAATTGCACCTAATTGTCAATACCACGGGCGCCACATTTGAAAATGTTGCCCGCATCACTTTCATGCACACACTGAAAATGCTTAAAATTTGTCTGTTTTAATTATCTCCTTCAATATACTAAGTGCTAGAAATGTAGTTCTTTACTTTGCTTATATAGCTCAAACATATTCCATAGCACTGTACGTGGATTATAATTTCCTATATCAGTCAGTACCCAGTTGAGCTCATAATCGAACTGCCCTATATTAGCCacgtacacatatacacacaaatacacacacagatacaccacaatacacacacacactagacccAATTTCATAAGAAGACCATTTTACTAATTATATTTATCGATTGTTTTATGATTCTTCATCCACTGCATAGATAATAATAGATACAATAAAATTTAAAGGATAAATAACATACTCATTCTTTTCACAGAAGTTGCTCTCTTCGTGCAGACAGGCTTTACACTTCATGCACATTGGACTGCACAAAAGGATGACATGATCTCCTAAATAAGAAGGAAGGATTCAATAGAAAGTTAAAGTAATATAGTAACAAGAATGATCTTTCTCTCATCAGGTCCATTAAGTTTACCAACGCCTTGAAAATAAATGTGTTATTATAGCCATCTCATATGCTGCAGAGATCCCCTTGTAATAAtgaaagggatatatatatatatatatatatatatatatatatatatatagatataaatatatacacacacacacacacacacacacaaatagatGAATGAAATGGCCGTTTACTTATTTACTTTGGGAAAATAGTTATGTTTCCTTTT
Above is a genomic segment from Hyla sarda isolate aHylSar1 chromosome 1, aHylSar1.hap1, whole genome shotgun sequence containing:
- the LOC130362352 gene encoding alcohol dehydrogenase 1-like isoform X2, which gives rise to MSTAGKVIKCRAAVAYDFKKPFVVEEIEVAPPKAHEIRVKVCASGICHTDDHALGGGMASLNFPVVLGHEGAGVVESVGEGVFKVQPGDHVILLCSPMCMKCKACLHEESNFCEKNDVGKNVGLMLDKTTRFSIKGKMIHNFMSTSTFTEYTVVDEFAICRIDKAAPFDQVCLVGCGFSTGFGTVLNTAKVKPGSTCVVFGLGGIGMSAVMACKIAGATKIIGVDINPTKFNKAKELGCTECVNPDDHSKPIHEVITEMTDGGADYGFECIGKVDVMASMIQSTNYSFGSACIIGVPKSTDRISLDVMWLLTGRKVQGAFLGDYKAPLDFPGIVSDMLAGKIDLDPLVSWRLPLEKINEGFDLMRNGKTIRTVLMMPKK
- the LOC130362352 gene encoding alcohol dehydrogenase 1-like isoform X4 → MASLNFPVVLGHEGAGVVESVGEGVFKVQPGDHVILLCSPMCMKCKACLHEESNFCEKNDVGKNVGLMLDKTTRFSIKGKMIHNFMSTSTFTEYTVVDEFAICRIDKAAPFDQVCLVGCGFSTGFGTVLNTAKVKPGSTCVVFGLGGIGMSAVMACKIAGATKIIGVDINPTKFNKAKELGCTECVNPDDHSKPIHEVITEMTDGGADYGFECIGKVDVMASMIQSTNYSFGSACIIGVPKSTDRISLDVMWLLTGRKVQGAFLGDYKAPLDFPGIVSDMLAGKIDLDPLVSWRLPLEKINEGFDLMRNGKTIRTVLMMPKK
- the LOC130362352 gene encoding alcohol dehydrogenase 1-like isoform X3, which codes for MVIKCRAAVAYDFKKPFVVEEIEVAPPKAHEIRVKVCASGICHTDDHALGGGMASLNFPVVLGHEGAGVVESVGEGVFKVQPGDHVILLCSPMCMKCKACLHEESNFCEKNDVGKNVGLMLDKTTRFSIKGKMIHNFMSTSTFTEYTVVDEFAICRIDKAAPFDQVCLVGCGFSTGFGTVLNTAKVKPGSTCVVFGLGGIGMSAVMACKIAGATKIIGVDINPTKFNKAKELGCTECVNPDDHSKPIHEVITEMTDGGADYGFECIGKVDVMASMIQSTNYSFGSACIIGVPKSTDRISLDVMWLLTGRKVQGAFLGDYKAPLDFPGIVSDMLAGKIDLDPLVSWRLPLEKINEGFDLMRNGKTIRTVLMMPKK